The window AAGCAAAAGCCCTGCTATGGTGCTCTCTGTTTTGATCaatctacaatttgatttttgaACTGACAAGCCAAAAAAGAGTAAACTTTAATTGGTCTTAGTTTACTTATCACAATAAAGTATGTAAAGGTCAATACATAtggagaaaacttaaaaaattatttcatgccATATTATAAAACTTGATATTCTGTTGCAGCTCTATTTAGTGTTATGGATCATGTCAATAGGTGCATGCCTTATGTCTTAAAGgaattatgtattttcattaaTTAGAAAGCAAGGACAAAGAAAGAAGATTTTCTCATCCACAGATTCATTCTGCAGATGCGCCAACCAGCATGGGCTGCACCAGGAGAAACCCTAAATtaaatctgggtctcctgctAGAGTGGTTGTTACTGACATAATTGTTTGCTTTCATAGAATGAGCATCAATAGGAAtgtggatcaggagcagagtagTTGATACTTGAAACCAGCACTTCAGCATGAGATGTCAATACCCCAAGCTGTTATTGATGCCACTGTCCAAGTGAACGACTTAGAAGGCTCTGTGGATGTTCAGAGATTCATTCCAAACACACAATGGTTTTGAGTCCACATTTTGCAAAATTTACTTGTTGCTGTTATAGCACAGGTTTTCTAGTTCTCTTCTTAATTTTGCTGCAGCCAGCAAAGAAAATATCCCATTCCACGTATGGCTTTATATTTTCAAGTCACATTAAAATAACAGATGATATGACTGCCATGGCCTACACTTTGCAGGCTCCAGATCAAGGTTGGTGGTGGCTCACCAGCCCATCCCCTGCAGATCCCACGTTTCTAGCTGCTGGCTGTCCCTCATGGTGTGTAGATTCCTCCTAGGCTGTCCCAGTGCACTCTAGGGATTGGTCTATTCTGCTTGTACAATCACTTTTCCCAAGACACACATAACAGGAACCAATGCAAGGGCtcgattggctaattctccctccTCAACTGCTAGAATACCATATGAGTAAAGATATGTATTctgcatgctccacttcccattcagctccctgcttatggccagggaaaacagcagaagatagccaaagtacttggggtcctgcacccatacGAAACACCGTAaagaaattcctgtctcctggttttgtattggctcagctctgacaattgtggccagtgggagagtgaaccagtcaatggaaaattttctgtctctcctctctgtagatctacatttccattaaaaatcagtaaatcttaaaaatgaacctACACTTATTGCAAGCAAcaaaatggttttgttttttttaaagcaaaagacaGCTGTCTCTTTGGAGTAGACTGATCAATCTGCAGGACTTGCAGTAGTCATTACAGACTAAAAGGTACTGGGGACTAAATGTTTCCTTGAACCTGTTATTGAAGGAAGCTGTACCATTCTTGAACACTCATTCACATATTTAAGTGAATTCAGGGAAAGGATATGTTGGGGAAAGTGGAGgacatgtgtgtgatctatgcaagttcttaattttatgtattaataTCTCATACACACTAAAGCTGCCCATCATCCCACCTATGTCCCTGTGGCTAAGGAGAGTGCGAACCACATGAAAACCATGACTGGCTTTGGGACAAGGAGCTGTCTTATAAGAACACACTTGACAGAAATGAGCATTGAATAAGGCGTTTAATAAGTGCACAACGGATACAGGTTCTCCCCATTCTCCTTGGAGGAGATGTACCCATCACAGAGAATCTAGTAGAATCGATGAAGTGAGTAAGTCCGTGAAGACTGTCCATgaagtgtgccaggcactgtctgTCCCAACCCCTGGGAGAGTCCCCCTGTGCAGTGCTGCAGGTCTTTCCCGCTGAGAGGGTGGCCATTGGGTGGGCAGGCACAGGGGGCCCGAGGCGGCTCACTTGCTGGAGATGAACTTAATGAGGGCCTTGTTGCCCTGGCTGTCGGCATACTTGTAGAGCTGAGTGGGCAGCACAAGGCGTATCCCACTTTGGATGTCTCTATAGGTCAGGGTGGAGCCCCTCTTGTTGCGGACCAGGCTGGCGGCCTCATCAGCGATGCGCTCAAAGAGATCTCTCACAAAGCAGTCCATGACGGCCTTGGCCTCCTTGGACAGGCTGAGGCCTGCGTGAATTTCCTTCAGAACCTTCGGGAAATAGGTGGCGAAGGTCGGCTGCCGGCTGGTGCCcaggcggaggcggcggcggcggagcctGGGTTTCCTCTGTTTCCCGGGGGGTGAGGACGCcttctcagggtcctggcagACGAGGGGTCCCTCAGCAGGCGGCGAGGGAGAGCCCGGCTCAGCCATGGCGGAGGCAGTGGCTGGTGGCTGGGAAGCACAGACAAGCCCAGGGGCCCCAAGCCGGCGCTCTTTATATGGGCAGCTTTGCCTGACGTCACAAACTCCAAGTCTGTGACGTGAGCTGCGTGGGCTTGGTCAGCTCTCCCGCGTGGACTCACACCAGCCACTCAGAGGAAGGCTTGCAAGTCGTGACCTTGGATCCAAGGTAGAAAGCTTCTGATAGGGGCTGGCACTCTCACGTGCTCGCTTCAACCAGCGCGTGACCCCAGCATTCCTTAGGGCAGCAGTTGCTCAGGCTGGGTTCCGGCCAGGGCTAGTGCGCAtgcgctctctgtctgtctgccatATTTCATAAAACACAGTAATATGATATTGCCATCCAAAGAATTTGACTTGATATGAAACACACAAGGGCTCTTGAGGGTACATTTGGTAGAGCTGACCATTTTATGGATGGATGCTGTGTTGATGAGGAATTGTGCATTTTCCTGGAGAGCTGTGTCACAAAGCCTGTAGAAGACCATAGAATTCACAAGGTGTACAAGTCAGGAAAGTCTCTGTTGATCATGCCAGAACGGCCCCTGTCCCACCCCTAGGTGCATCCCCAGTGTAGTCAGTGTTCAGGACATTTCCCCTGAGATGGTGTTCTCAGCAAAGTCCCCAGTCAGGGAGGGAGAGGACACCCTTGGCTGCTAATGGCAGGTGATGAATTTCAGGAGGCCTTGGTGCCCTCCATGTCCACAGGCTTGTGCAGTTCATGGAGAAGTGAGAGGGAGCCATATTGGAATCTCTCTGGTGACCCTGGTGAGTGGAGCTGATGATGCTGCAGAGCTGGTGGGCAGGCTCCAGGGCATGTGCTCTAAGACAGTCATTCCCAGGGAGTCTGTGAGGCTGCTGGGTACCTGGGAAAGGTGAGGCTCAGGTTGTCCTGCTGCTGAATGCTGGGGAAGCAGGTGTCCATGCTGTGCTCCCAGTCtggacatttcctgtcatggtgGCTGAGGTGACTTCTGGGCCCTGTGCTGAGCAGGGTCTGCtcaccaggccaggcagaggtGGACTAAGCCACTCTGGAGCcaggtgctggtgaatgggaaccaCACATGGGGCATCAGCACTGCTGGGAGGCTGTggtttgggatttcccttctcctgcACTCATTTGTGTTTTCATCAGAACTTGTGGTAGCAGCTGGACACCCAGGTTTCTAGTCCCCACAGACACCCTGCAAGCTAGGCAGAGCTGTTATTGCTCCTGCCATCCTGTCTCCTCCTGTGCACTGCACAACCAGGCCTCAACGAGTCCACTCTCATTTCTGAAGCTTCCAGAATTGTGATCCATGACATGTGAGACATTCAAGCAGAAGCTGCTTTCTTGTTAAAAACCTTTTTTTGGCAGACATATTTGAGATGACGAAGAATAATTAGTCAAGGTAAAGAACAGAGaacagattacagaaaaagatattGGTCAAGAATCAACAGGAAGGTACCTGGAGATCctctggacacagggaagaggagaAGATGGCGGAGTGTTGTTACAGGGGACATAAAACCCCCAGCCTCCCGTGAGCAGTGATCCAGATTCCAGCGACAAACAGTGATCCAGCGGTGGCCACTGATCAGCATTTGCGGCAGCCTGGTGGGAGCTTGAGTtctcactgggagctcaggagctaGAGACATTctgggactggccaatcctgcTGTATACTTTGGCCTCGCAACGAACAGAAAGGGAAGTGTGTACTTCACACGGCAGACTAGTCGTGGGTCGGAGCTGACAGCACAGAAATCAAACATAGCATGGGCACATTTCCAGCTAGTCATACCTGGCAGATCCCACGGGGAGGACAGCTGGCAAGCTTTGCATCATGCAGGATCTGTGTGATCTAGGGATCAGAAAGCCAACAGCTACGGCTCTCCGGCAGTGCACCACTACGTGCCATCTTGTGTGtttagacaagatcagtgccgcTGATAAACCAGTTAACTGAGACAATTTTCATCCTCCAAACCCAGTTCACTGACTGAACATAAAAACTGACTTGTatacctgtaggtaatacatcttagaaatctgcactaagaagaaaaatacaccaaacaggattgcaatgtcaaaagttaaaagaagtgacagaggcacaatgaatgttactgaagactccccagtaaagaaacaaaagcttctactaccctcagagttaactgaggaagacactgaaaaaatgagggacacaaaattcagaaaactgattataaagcttctgactaacaatgagaagcacataatgtgagagttcaaagaatttaaagaattcatTTCACAAGAAAAGAATCTTATAAaggtgacatttcagaagttaagaatacagtggagcaaattaaaagtgcagttgAGAGTCTAAAAAATAGAAtgatttcagaattggaagatatttcctatcaccagggggaaacaaacaaaaagctgtaagcagagctaggccaagctaaaaaaaagtatcgaGGAactaaaagatacaattaaaaggcataacataagaattatgggaggtCCAGAAACTGCGgaaagagcaactgggattaaaggtgtattcagtgaaataatacacaaaaactttcctaatctagagaacgaattgggaaacaacatgcagGAGGGTCACAagactcccaacagggttgacaaaaagcgaccttcaccaagacacatgaaaatcaagctctcctcagttgaacataaggaaaatatccttaaatgtgcacgtgagaaaaatcaagtgacctatagaggaaccccaatcaaactcacagctgacctctcagagaaaACACCACATgcccaggagagaatggagtgacatatcccagactctaaaagggaaaaattttcagcctagaataacatatcctgcaaagctctcctttgtctttgaaaatggaataaaattcttccacaataaagaaaatctcCAAGAATTTATgtcctccaaacctgccctacagctAATACTCAAAGATATTCtagtgaaagagaaaatgaatagcagctaccaaagccaaaggcatatgtggagaacatcccattaaaaggctaacagaagactcaaccaggcctggcggcgtggcctagcagctaaagtcctcgccttgggtgccctgggatcccataggggtgccagttctaatcccggcagctccatttcccatccagctccctgcttgggcctgggaaagcagtcgaggacagcccaaagatttgggaccctgcacccatgtgggagacccggaagaggttcctggctcctgactttggtttggctcagtaccagccgttacggtcacttggggagtgaatcattggatgaaagatcttcctctctgtctctcctcctctctgtatatctaactttgcaataaaaataaataaatatatcagaaaagaaaggaattttgttcaaaaaaaaagaaagaaaaaaaagactcaaccaaagaacaacacattgctaagatgacagaaccaaattgctACTTATTCATGTTAATAttaaatgtaaatggtttaaattcatcaatcaaacaccatagattagaggactggatcaaaaaagcaaaacgcatctatctgctgcttacaggagacatttctcactaacaaagatcagagaaagctgaaagtgaaaggatggaaaaagatattctaagctaatgctaaggaaaaatgtgcaggggtaggcattcttatatcagatgatatagacatcgatgtgaaaaacattaaaagagatgaagaaggatgccATATAATGATCAAGGGATCCATTTGGCAAGAAGAGAttaccataataaatatatatgcgccaaatgccaagacatctagctatgtgaaacaaacattaatggacttaaagggagaaatagactccaatacaatcataatGGATgatcttaataccccattaacatgaatgcacagattaaaaaaaaaaacagaaactcagcaaagaaatagCAGAACTTATCCAAACtgtagagcaaatggacttagttgatatctaccgaacctttcatcctacagatagagaatacactttttttcatcagtgcatggaaccttctccagaattgaccatgctataggccacaaaacaagcctcagcaaattttaaaaaatcaaaattgtacCATGTATcatctcagaccatcatggagtgaagttagataccaagaagtcaaaacacttaagaagacttgcaaacacttggagactgaataatatgttattaaatgaacaatgggttagagaggaactcaaaggggaaattaaaaattgtttgaaactAATGAatgcatcaacacaacttatcaaagcttatgggacacaatcaaggcagtttTAAGAGGAAAGTGCATCTCAATCAacgcttatgttaagaaattagaaaggcaTCCAGTAAATTAGCTAGCCTtgcagttgaaggaactagaaaaacaacagcaaagcaattccaagattagtaggaaaaatgaaatcatcaaaataaaggaggaaataaaccaaatagagaccaagggaatgatacataagatcaatgaatcaaagagctggttctttcagaaaaccaacaaaatagattcacactagcccaactaataaaaaaacggagggagaagatacacatcaatagcatcagagactgggaatgcctcaaagttttttttagggggattcccctgaacaaaatggaggaatcaaagcattaatcaaaaaaagatggaaaatggagtagatgaatcaaccacctcagctttatgcttgcagcggaaaactggacaaggggaaaccctaagacggactatgtcaatcagtggactctgcaccagcctcatcatacctggactgttgctgatgatatgttggtgcttctaattgatcgaggtgacgctctgctggctctgcctacaaacctgagagggcctccctaagaggcggttgaacttgaactggacaagtgggatgctggattctgtatggtgtaaacttttaattagggaatctcaacggaacttgagctgtggttatgcatcaaggtgaaggaattcatgatgggggagggggttggggtgaaggggggggaatcccagtacctatgaaattgtgtcatgtaatgcaatgtaattaatgaataaatgaatatttaaaaaaataataataacagaaaaaaaacagaaaaaaaaaatagcatcagagacaagaaagaaaacatttcaacagATACCCCaaacatacagagaattattaggaactattataagcaactatatacGAACAAAtgagaagacctagaagagatggatagatttttggacacatacaatgcACCAAAAtcgaatcaagaagcaattaacaatctgaATAAGTCTATAACGTGcaatgagattgaatcagtaattgaaGCCCTCCCAAACAAGAAAAGCCTTAAAAGAGGAtgtggggcctacctggcagggctgagcaaacctcaactcacaggGAAGAACAtaaatcaggatgaagcacaggtCATGTCAAACTAGGTTCTtatacctactggtctgcatgagccagggatactaggccacagcatcaaaggcaaaggctgagacaggtgaggggctaagccaactgggtcagagcacccactggcatgtgcgtaaTCTAGGACTGGGAATAGGCTAGGTTGGGGAGCTGTGgtagtacacccttgctgggttggggttcccacgggaAAGTGTGGGGACGGGAATGGGAGCTGTGtcctggtctggatatggctgcaatctcacttggcacaagtgtgaactggggctgggtacaaCTAGCTGGGATAAATGCCAGcaacatctggtgctctggagaaacttggtagatgtgggatggactaggctagatctttgcccctactgagccatgtgtgagcagtgtctgggtatggacaagccttggctgggctgaaatatccaacagtaagaaccagaatgttgaaggccagtcaggaaa is drawn from Ochotona princeps isolate mOchPri1 chromosome X, mOchPri1.hap1, whole genome shotgun sequence and contains these coding sequences:
- the LOC131478638 gene encoding late histone H2B.L4-like, with protein sequence MAEPGSPSPPAEGPLVCQDPEKASSPPGKQRKPRLRRRRLRLGTSRQPTFATYFPKVLKEIHAGLSLSKEAKAVMDCFVRDLFERIADEAASLVRNKRGSTLTYRDIQSGIRLVLPTQLYKYADSQGNKALIKFISSK